A region from the Flavobacteriales bacterium genome encodes:
- a CDS encoding T9SS type A sorting domain-containing protein → MNKLTGFFLWLVLPVLTQAQTTFEVVFDGPEDEFGMGVEQTTDGGYILSGFQDANMLLRRTDANGTELWSHTYGTANMDIGYCVRQTTDGGFILCGMYNGFGTDTLTLVRTDAAGNTQWIKHYRGTLGRDLGYAVQQTLDGGFIVCGSSGPSLDDVYVVRTDATGIVMWSSTIDLGAGEMAMAVEQTADDGSIVLVQNSGVGNPDGELYLLRFDALGDTMWSRTIATPGPDEARGLAIADDGGFIIAGGNGYPARDLLIVRTDDQGQEQWRQVHGDAQYDEMATDIHALPGGELALGGRKEDPNTGDIGMYLARTDATGTIQWERSFPRGAMSEALALDPTSDGGFVLFGSTVEVVGMFAEFDSYLVKTDGAGYSSVEDADARAPVLLLYPNPVRDRLFVQYDGTGTLRCIDATGRTVSSAPVHNNGLISLVVGNLEPGAYMLMVTSGQGRTNSARFVVDR, encoded by the coding sequence ATGAACAAGCTGACCGGTTTCTTTCTATGGTTGGTCCTTCCCGTCCTGACGCAAGCCCAAACCACCTTCGAGGTCGTGTTCGATGGCCCCGAAGACGAATTCGGGATGGGCGTGGAGCAGACCACCGACGGGGGCTACATCCTTTCCGGTTTCCAGGACGCCAACATGCTGTTGCGCCGCACGGACGCCAATGGAACAGAGCTGTGGTCGCACACCTATGGAACGGCCAACATGGATATCGGCTATTGTGTCCGGCAGACCACCGACGGTGGGTTCATCCTGTGCGGCATGTACAATGGGTTCGGCACGGACACACTTACCCTGGTACGCACCGATGCTGCAGGCAATACGCAGTGGATCAAGCATTATCGCGGCACGCTGGGCCGCGACCTTGGTTACGCTGTGCAGCAGACCCTTGATGGTGGATTCATTGTTTGTGGTTCATCCGGGCCTTCGCTCGATGATGTTTACGTAGTGCGCACGGATGCGACAGGCATCGTGATGTGGAGCAGCACCATCGACCTCGGAGCGGGGGAGATGGCGATGGCCGTGGAGCAGACCGCCGATGACGGATCCATCGTGCTGGTGCAGAATTCGGGCGTTGGGAACCCCGACGGTGAGTTGTACTTGTTGCGTTTCGATGCCCTTGGCGATACGATGTGGTCGCGCACCATCGCAACGCCAGGGCCCGATGAAGCCCGAGGTTTGGCGATCGCAGATGATGGTGGGTTCATCATTGCGGGCGGCAATGGCTACCCTGCGCGCGATCTGTTGATCGTGCGCACCGATGACCAAGGCCAGGAACAATGGCGCCAAGTGCACGGCGACGCCCAGTACGACGAGATGGCGACCGACATCCATGCACTTCCGGGCGGCGAACTTGCCCTCGGTGGTCGCAAGGAAGACCCGAACACAGGTGACATTGGCATGTACCTGGCCAGGACGGATGCTACCGGCACCATTCAATGGGAGCGCAGCTTCCCGCGAGGGGCCATGAGCGAAGCGCTCGCCTTGGACCCGACGAGCGATGGTGGTTTCGTCCTCTTCGGCTCCACCGTTGAGGTGGTAGGAATGTTCGCCGAGTTCGACTCTTATCTGGTGAAGACCGATGGTGCGGGATACAGCTCTGTGGAGGATGCCGATGCACGGGCTCCGGTGCTCCTGCTCTATCCCAATCCGGTCCGCGACCGTTTGTTCGTGCAGTATGATGGAACCGGAACGCTACGGTGCATCGATGCTACCGGACGTACGGTGAGCTCGGCACCCGTTCACAACAACGGGCTCATTTCGCTTGTTGTCGGCAACCTGGAACCGGGTGCCTACATGCTGATGGTGACGAGCGGCCAAGGACGGACCAATTCGGCCCGGTTCGTCGTTGACAGGTAG
- a CDS encoding LytTR family transcriptional regulator DNA-binding domain-containing protein, whose product MRDLEARLPAEHYCRIHRSHIVRLGAVGKADRNEVHVEGTSLPISESYAQRFRAMLGA is encoded by the coding sequence CTGCGCGACCTGGAGGCGCGGCTGCCCGCCGAGCACTACTGCCGCATCCACCGCTCGCACATCGTGCGCTTGGGCGCGGTGGGGAAAGCGGACCGCAATGAGGTTCACGTGGAGGGTACGTCGCTGCCGATCAGCGAGAGCTACGCGCAGCGGTTCAGGGCCATGCTGGGGGCCTGA
- a CDS encoding histidine kinase, with protein MTNLVDRRDHGRSWFTEEGRLRNGALAALLITASVLVAWAGDLIGWVRFDERPRAALLAYGLLFGAYIVLAALVVLFALRAWSRNRGLVRSLVLSYPICLGVYVSLRFIGDQWLLPALGSAPNYPPGTGFFSFALDNLTYGTLPFLFGSLLFLVESQFIGLAQRMRLMNERRVSELDLLRARVAPHFLYNTINNLYALSLRPNADVSGPLHEMAELMRHITKRDGRTLPLADEWTLVQRYCTLQALRYDRPLNLQLEADDRALHQPMVALVLLPLMENAFKHGDPCDADVPLSLVVRIADDRLSVRCENRVGKRVEDDGPSTGLRDLQRLLLLLYDGQAARPSHRRPTASWRNLHCRSIAMPEPLTCLIVDDEPLAVELLVGYVQRTPGLVLGGSFTDPIAAFRRLEQGGIDLVLTDIRMPELSGLQLIKLAGPHCAFIIVSAHPEHAIDGFALDVVDYLQKPASYERFMRAIEKVHVRRATPTTVPTTDHFFLKCGHELVRLDHDEVLYISAMRDYVAVHTRARGRFLSL; from the coding sequence ATGACCAACCTGGTTGACAGGCGCGATCACGGCCGCTCGTGGTTCACGGAAGAAGGCCGCCTGCGCAACGGTGCGCTCGCCGCGCTCCTGATCACCGCAAGCGTACTGGTCGCTTGGGCGGGAGATCTCATCGGCTGGGTGCGGTTCGACGAACGGCCGCGTGCTGCACTACTGGCCTATGGTCTGCTCTTCGGTGCGTACATCGTGTTGGCCGCTCTTGTGGTGCTCTTCGCGCTGCGCGCATGGTCCCGCAACCGCGGACTGGTGCGCAGCCTGGTGCTCAGCTACCCCATCTGCCTGGGCGTGTACGTCTCCCTGCGGTTCATCGGCGATCAATGGTTGCTGCCGGCTTTGGGCAGCGCTCCGAACTATCCACCGGGCACCGGCTTCTTCTCCTTCGCCCTGGACAACCTCACGTACGGCACGCTGCCCTTCCTGTTCGGATCCCTGCTGTTCCTGGTCGAATCGCAGTTCATCGGCCTGGCCCAACGCATGCGATTGATGAACGAGCGTCGTGTATCGGAACTGGACCTATTGCGCGCCCGTGTCGCCCCGCACTTCCTGTACAACACGATCAACAATCTCTACGCGCTCTCCCTGCGGCCCAATGCCGATGTGAGCGGCCCGCTGCACGAGATGGCCGAGCTCATGCGGCACATCACCAAACGCGATGGCCGCACCCTGCCGCTCGCGGACGAGTGGACGCTCGTGCAGCGCTATTGCACCCTGCAAGCGCTCCGCTACGACCGGCCGTTGAACCTGCAGTTGGAGGCGGATGATCGCGCACTTCATCAGCCGATGGTGGCGCTGGTGTTACTGCCCTTGATGGAGAACGCATTCAAGCACGGCGATCCGTGCGACGCGGATGTTCCGTTGTCGTTGGTGGTGCGGATCGCCGATGATCGCCTGTCCGTGCGCTGCGAGAACCGTGTGGGCAAACGTGTGGAGGACGATGGCCCGTCCACCGGCCTGCGCGACCTGCAACGCCTGCTGCTCCTGCTTTACGACGGGCAGGCCGCGCGACCTTCGCACCGCAGGCCGACCGCTTCGTGGCGGAACTTACACTGCCGCTCCATCGCCATGCCTGAGCCGCTCACCTGCCTGATCGTGGACGACGAGCCATTGGCCGTGGAGCTGCTTGTTGGCTATGTGCAACGCACGCCTGGCCTGGTATTGGGCGGATCCTTCACCGATCCGATCGCGGCTTTCCGCAGACTGGAGCAAGGCGGCATCGACTTGGTGCTCACGGATATCCGCATGCCGGAACTGAGCGGCCTGCAGCTGATCAAGCTGGCCGGACCTCACTGCGCGTTCATCATCGTCTCCGCCCATCCGGAGCACGCCATCGACGGCTTCGCCCTTGACGTGGTGGACTACCTGCAAAAGCCCGCCAGCTACGAGCGCTTCATGCGCGCCATTGAAAAGGTCCATGTCCGCCGGGCAACGCCAACGACCGTTCCGACCACGGACCACTTCTTCCTGAAGTGCGGGCATGAGCTCGTGCGCCTGGATCACGATGAGGTGTTGTACATCTCAGCCATGCGCGATTACGTAGCGGTGCACACCCGTGCACGCGGCCGCTTCCTGAGCCTGTAG
- a CDS encoding erythromycin esterase family protein, with protein sequence MRPLVFILLFVAACATRAQEPPLAVAHWLKAAAVPLNDTARVATMLANARVLGLGEATHGQHEAFELKRHLTMELVRHHGYRTVAYEASASKARACNDYVQGRTNDARDAMRGFDMLIWAVEENMALLNDLRAWNAKAASDDRVRFIGFDAQDGGAVADRISELLNDSALTGRVRDLVERSGPAMQQLFQGDRTEFDGLEKELDSLELDLLMRMLRDTTARTELHLRTLELRAFITMYGTSGGRDKAMADLLLALLAPDERCVAWAHNAHVKRSSLDYLGTEELAMGGHLAGALKNDYYALGFAFGAGGFQANAPDSTGRWGFKRYHHTAPATGSLEEQFSATGLGDFAVDLRTAPADTTVQRWLHTGHGHRWWGGYQIPDDCDDRTRDASQLMPMTPANDFDGLVFFVRTTAAVPVDKSRIIIAR encoded by the coding sequence ATGCGCCCGTTGGTCTTTATCCTGTTGTTCGTTGCAGCTTGCGCCACGCGCGCGCAGGAACCGCCGCTTGCCGTAGCGCATTGGCTGAAGGCCGCTGCCGTGCCGCTCAACGACACGGCGCGCGTGGCCACCATGCTCGCCAACGCGCGCGTGCTAGGGCTGGGCGAGGCCACGCACGGTCAGCACGAGGCCTTCGAGCTGAAACGCCACCTAACGATGGAGCTGGTCCGCCACCACGGCTACCGCACAGTGGCCTATGAGGCCAGCGCGTCGAAAGCGCGCGCGTGCAACGACTACGTACAGGGCCGCACCAACGATGCACGCGATGCCATGCGCGGCTTCGACATGCTCATTTGGGCCGTGGAGGAGAACATGGCGCTGCTCAACGACCTGCGCGCGTGGAACGCCAAAGCAGCATCGGACGATCGCGTGCGCTTCATCGGTTTCGATGCGCAGGACGGCGGCGCGGTGGCTGACCGCATCAGCGAGCTGTTGAACGATAGTGCACTGACCGGTCGCGTGCGCGATCTGGTGGAGCGCTCGGGCCCAGCCATGCAGCAGTTGTTCCAAGGCGATCGTACGGAGTTCGATGGGCTGGAGAAGGAGCTTGACTCCCTGGAGCTTGACCTGTTGATGCGGATGCTGCGTGATACGACCGCACGTACCGAACTGCATCTGCGCACGCTTGAGCTGCGCGCGTTCATCACCATGTATGGCACGTCCGGCGGCCGCGACAAGGCTATGGCGGACCTGTTGCTCGCGCTATTGGCACCCGATGAACGCTGTGTGGCGTGGGCGCACAATGCCCATGTGAAGCGCTCGTCGCTCGACTACCTCGGCACCGAGGAGCTCGCCATGGGCGGGCACCTTGCTGGTGCATTGAAGAACGACTACTACGCGCTCGGCTTCGCCTTCGGCGCTGGCGGCTTTCAAGCGAACGCCCCCGACAGTACAGGCCGCTGGGGCTTCAAGCGCTACCACCACACCGCGCCCGCAACAGGCTCGTTGGAAGAGCAGTTCAGCGCCACCGGCCTTGGCGACTTCGCCGTTGACCTGCGCACCGCACCCGCCGACACCACCGTGCAACGCTGGCTGCACACTGGCCACGGCCACCGCTGGTGGGGCGGCTACCAAATACCCGACGATTGCGACGATCGCACCCGCGATGCCTCGCAACTGATGCCCATGACGCCTGCCAACGACTTCGATGGATTGGTCTTCTTCGTGCGCACTACGGCGGCCGTACCGGTGGACAAGTCGCGGATCATCATAGCGCGCTAG